One stretch of Streptomyces sp. NBC_01363 DNA includes these proteins:
- a CDS encoding aspartate aminotransferase family protein translates to MTPHAPHVDPAAGAAVKAADRAHVFHSWSAQGLIDPLAVAGAEGAYFWDYDGNRYLDFTSGLVYTNIGYQHPTVVAAIQEQAGKLATFAPAFAIEARSEAARLIAERTPGDLDKIFFTNGGAEAVENAVRMARLHTGRTKVLSAYRSYHGATSTAINLTGDPRRWPSDNGSAGVVRFWAPFLYRSPFHAETEAEECARALQHLEDTLAFEGPGSIAAIILETIPGTAGIMTPPPGYLAGVREICDRYGIVFILDEVMAGFGRTGKWFAADHFDVVPDLMTFAKGVNSGYVPLGGVAISAEIAATFETRAYPGGLTYSGHPLACAAAVATIHVMEDEKVIENAAHIGETVLGPGLRELAERHPSVGEVRGLGAFWALDLVRNKETREPLVPYNAAGEANAPMAAFGAAAKKNGLWPFINMNRTHAVPACNVTEAEAKEGLAALDAALSVADEHTA, encoded by the coding sequence ATGACCCCTCATGCCCCTCATGTCGACCCCGCCGCCGGTGCGGCCGTGAAGGCCGCCGACCGCGCGCACGTGTTCCACTCCTGGTCCGCCCAGGGTCTGATCGACCCGCTCGCCGTCGCCGGCGCCGAGGGGGCGTACTTCTGGGACTACGACGGCAACCGCTACCTGGACTTCACCAGCGGCCTCGTCTACACCAACATCGGCTACCAGCACCCCACCGTCGTCGCCGCGATCCAGGAGCAGGCGGGCAAGCTCGCCACCTTCGCCCCCGCGTTCGCGATCGAGGCGCGCTCCGAGGCCGCACGCCTCATCGCCGAGCGCACCCCCGGTGACCTGGACAAGATCTTCTTCACCAACGGCGGCGCCGAGGCCGTCGAGAACGCCGTCCGGATGGCCCGGCTGCACACCGGCCGTACGAAGGTGCTCTCCGCCTACCGCTCGTACCACGGCGCCACCTCCACCGCGATCAACCTGACCGGCGACCCGCGCCGCTGGCCGTCCGACAACGGTTCGGCGGGCGTCGTCCGCTTCTGGGCACCGTTCCTCTACCGCTCGCCGTTCCACGCCGAGACCGAGGCCGAGGAGTGCGCCCGCGCGCTCCAGCACCTGGAGGACACCCTCGCCTTCGAGGGCCCCGGCAGCATCGCCGCGATCATCCTGGAGACGATCCCCGGCACCGCGGGCATCATGACGCCGCCGCCCGGCTATCTCGCGGGCGTCCGCGAGATCTGCGACCGGTACGGCATCGTCTTCATCCTCGACGAGGTCATGGCCGGTTTCGGCCGCACCGGCAAGTGGTTCGCCGCCGACCACTTCGACGTGGTGCCGGACCTGATGACCTTCGCCAAGGGCGTCAACTCCGGTTACGTACCGCTCGGCGGTGTCGCGATCTCCGCCGAGATCGCCGCGACCTTCGAGACTCGCGCCTACCCGGGCGGACTGACCTACTCCGGTCACCCGCTGGCCTGCGCGGCCGCCGTCGCCACCATTCACGTGATGGAGGACGAGAAGGTCATCGAGAACGCCGCGCACATCGGCGAGACGGTCCTCGGCCCCGGCCTCCGCGAACTCGCCGAGCGCCACCCGTCGGTCGGCGAGGTCCGCGGCCTCGGCGCGTTCTGGGCACTGGACCTGGTCCGCAACAAGGAGACCCGCGAGCCGCTGGTCCCGTACAACGCGGCGGGCGAGGCCAACGCGCCGATGGCGGCCTTCGGCGCCGCGGCCAAGAAGAACGGCCTGTGGCCCTTCATCAACATGAACCGCACCCACGCCGTTCCGGCCTGCAACGTCACCGAGGCCGAGGCCAAGGAGGGCCTCGCGGCCCTCGACGCGGCGCTGTCGGTCGCGGACGAGCACACAGCGTGA
- a CDS encoding GntR family transcriptional regulator, with protein sequence MCASGAVTRSTLRQQIADALRDEVLAGRLQPGREFTVKQIAEQYGVSATPVREALFDLSAQGLLESDQHRGFRVREFTVADYRSLVEARSLVIEGVIRGVFLGAGLSTAQPTAFRDCLVSVRRRAQEAARAARGGDLDILIGYDLRFWRELGALVGNAYINDFLHRLRVQAWVFAVPYLRHDEAARDWLWHGHEDLVAAITLGEHDAVRAVMDDYNTHALNWADRLAAGELEHPRRDGQPTGQAPDPGAPQP encoded by the coding sequence ATGTGCGCGAGCGGAGCTGTGACCCGCAGTACGCTGCGGCAGCAGATCGCGGACGCGCTGCGTGACGAGGTGCTCGCCGGGCGTCTGCAGCCGGGGCGGGAGTTCACGGTCAAGCAGATCGCCGAGCAGTACGGCGTCTCGGCGACACCGGTGCGCGAGGCGCTCTTCGACCTCTCCGCGCAGGGACTGCTGGAATCGGATCAGCACCGGGGCTTCCGGGTACGGGAGTTCACCGTCGCCGACTACCGGTCCCTGGTCGAGGCCCGCAGCCTGGTCATCGAGGGAGTCATCCGCGGCGTGTTCCTCGGCGCCGGGCTCTCGACCGCGCAGCCGACGGCGTTCCGGGACTGCCTGGTCTCCGTGCGCCGCAGGGCCCAGGAGGCCGCGCGGGCGGCGCGGGGCGGCGACCTCGACATCCTCATCGGCTACGACCTGCGGTTCTGGCGCGAGTTGGGCGCGCTCGTGGGCAACGCGTACATCAACGACTTCCTGCACCGACTGCGCGTCCAGGCATGGGTGTTCGCGGTGCCGTACCTGCGCCACGACGAGGCTGCCCGGGACTGGCTCTGGCACGGTCATGAGGATCTCGTCGCGGCGATCACACTCGGCGAACACGACGCGGTGCGCGCGGTGATGGACGACTACAACACCCACGCGCTGAACTGGGCGGACCGGCTCGCGGCCGGTGAGCTCGAACATCCGCGGCGCGACGGGCAGCCGACCGGGCAGGCCCCGGACCCCGGGGCACCGCAGCCGTAA